The Streptomyces sp. NBC_00162 genome window below encodes:
- a CDS encoding DUF4386 domain-containing protein, whose protein sequence is MSPDRRTAVATGSLFLLTEVAAIAGAVLYRPLLGAADGHLAQGADTRALLGVLCEVVLVVAVAGTGAALFPVLRRHGEGLALGYAFGRLLEAAVIALGIVAVLALVTLRRDAGAAAGADVALAAVHDWTFLLGPNIALGLNTVLLAYLAYRARLVPRFIAVLGLVGGPLICASAVAVMFGAYAQLSVAGSAAALPVFAWELGLAGWLIVRGFGPGSGAASRADGEVADPAGVRR, encoded by the coding sequence ATGAGTCCGGACCGGAGAACCGCGGTGGCCACCGGGTCGCTGTTCCTGCTGACCGAGGTCGCCGCGATAGCCGGGGCGGTTCTGTACCGCCCCCTGCTGGGCGCGGCGGACGGTCATCTCGCGCAGGGCGCCGACACGCGGGCGCTGCTCGGGGTGCTCTGCGAGGTGGTGCTGGTGGTGGCGGTGGCCGGTACCGGGGCGGCGCTGTTCCCCGTCCTGCGGCGCCACGGCGAGGGGCTCGCGCTCGGGTACGCCTTCGGGCGGCTGCTGGAGGCGGCCGTCATCGCCCTCGGGATCGTCGCAGTCCTGGCGCTCGTCACCCTGCGGCGGGACGCGGGGGCGGCGGCCGGCGCCGACGTCGCGCTGGCGGCCGTGCACGACTGGACGTTTCTGCTCGGGCCCAACATCGCCCTCGGCCTGAACACCGTCCTGCTCGCGTACCTGGCGTACCGCGCACGGCTCGTGCCGCGCTTCATCGCCGTGCTCGGGCTGGTTGGCGGGCCGCTGATCTGCGCCTCGGCCGTCGCCGTGATGTTCGGGGCCTACGCGCAGCTCTCCGTGGCGGGGTCGGCCGCCGCGCTGCCGGTGTTCGCCTGGGAGCTGGGGCTGGCCGGGTGGCTGATCGTCAGGGGGTTCGGGCCCGGATCGGGCGCCGCGTCCCGGGCAGACGGAGAAGTGGCTGATCCGGCAGGTGTCCGTCGGTGA
- a CDS encoding TetR/AcrR family transcriptional regulator C-terminal domain-containing protein yields MTRQEATHTQRIPLNRDRVLRAAVALADATGIDTLSMRRLAQELDVVPMALYKHVANKEELLDGMTDAVVGEIDPPAAGPDWQRVVRGRILSARQVLLRHPWAARVIESRTGPTPAVLAYLDSMAGSFRDGGLSADLTHHVMHAMGSRLLGFSQELFDTSGPSGPPDPGLAARYPHIAELAATAAHDGGSTVGGGCDDQFEFEFALDLLLDGFESLRRQGWTSARKA; encoded by the coding sequence ATGACCCGGCAGGAAGCCACGCACACGCAACGGATCCCCCTGAACAGGGACCGCGTCCTGCGCGCAGCCGTCGCGCTCGCCGACGCCACCGGCATCGACACGCTCAGCATGCGCAGGCTCGCGCAGGAACTGGACGTCGTACCGATGGCCCTCTACAAGCATGTGGCCAACAAAGAGGAGCTGCTCGACGGCATGACCGACGCCGTCGTCGGCGAGATCGACCCGCCGGCCGCAGGCCCCGACTGGCAGCGCGTGGTCCGCGGGCGGATCCTCTCGGCCCGGCAGGTCCTGCTGCGCCACCCCTGGGCGGCCCGGGTCATCGAGTCGCGGACCGGCCCCACCCCGGCCGTGCTGGCGTACCTGGACTCGATGGCCGGAAGCTTCCGGGACGGCGGCCTCTCCGCCGACCTCACGCACCACGTTATGCACGCGATGGGCAGCCGCCTGCTCGGCTTCAGCCAGGAACTGTTCGACACCTCGGGCCCCTCCGGCCCCCCGGACCCCGGGCTGGCGGCGCGCTACCCCCACATCGCGGAACTGGCCGCGACCGCCGCACACGACGGGGGCTCCACGGTCGGTGGCGGCTGCGACGACCAGTTCGAGTTCGAATTCGCCCTGGACCTCCTCCTGGACGGCTTCGAAAGCCTCCGCCGCCAGGGCTGGACGTCCGCGCGGAAGGCATAG
- a CDS encoding DUF4279 domain-containing protein, whose translation MPEDLTMQPVAPVTKWSAGSIRITSRAISASGISVRLGITADEQFERGSLMSPRNPSSARRESSVWIRRSGLCNDSELADHVRTLVGLVDRCREELAHLSADCDLELLLGFGSENGQGGCVLPAGLLSEVGALGLDIVLDLYPPESAATATPG comes from the coding sequence GTGCCAGAGGACTTGACGATGCAGCCGGTTGCGCCGGTCACGAAGTGGTCGGCCGGATCGATCCGGATCACGAGCCGAGCAATCAGCGCCAGCGGGATCTCGGTTCGCCTGGGGATCACAGCCGACGAGCAGTTCGAGCGGGGCAGCCTGATGAGTCCCCGCAATCCGTCCAGTGCTCGACGGGAGAGCAGTGTCTGGATCCGACGGAGCGGACTGTGCAACGACAGCGAGCTTGCGGATCACGTCCGAACGCTGGTCGGACTCGTCGACAGGTGTCGCGAGGAGCTGGCGCACCTGTCCGCCGACTGTGACCTGGAGCTGCTTCTTGGCTTTGGCAGCGAGAACGGTCAGGGAGGCTGTGTCCTGCCGGCTGGCCTGCTGTCGGAGGTTGGCGCGCTGGGGCTCGACATCGTGCTCGACCTCTATCCGCCCGAGTCAGCGGCAACGGCTACTCCGGGATGA